From a region of the Geothrix sp. 21YS21S-2 genome:
- the ercA gene encoding alcohol dehydrogenase-like regulatory protein ErcA translates to MLSELRKFVAPEFLFGLDARRLLGRYARNLGARRVLLVSDPGVDAAGWTNEAALFLQEEGLEVTRFLGVSPNPRSGEVAEGVRVYRSSGSDLIVAVGGGSVMDCAKGIGIVATNGGSILDYEGVDEVRTPMPPLICVPTTAGSSADVSQFAIINDVAAQVKIAIISKAVVPDVALIDPGTLVTLGPFLTACTGLDALVHAVEAYVSNAHSAVTDVHALEAIRLVAGNLPASVRDPGDLELRGRIMQASLHAGLAFSNASLGAVHAMAHSLGGFKDLPHGECNALLLPHVLDFNFPAAPERYRRVAEAMGGHPAGLTDAQVRSGLVDQAVALRSACGITGGLAYRGIAAADAGRLAAKAYDDPCNATNPREPSLADLEVLYLEAL, encoded by the coding sequence GTGCTGTCTGAACTGCGCAAATTCGTCGCGCCCGAGTTCCTGTTCGGGCTGGACGCCCGCAGGCTCCTGGGGCGCTATGCGCGGAACCTCGGAGCCCGCCGGGTCCTCCTGGTGTCGGACCCCGGGGTGGACGCGGCGGGGTGGACGAACGAGGCCGCCCTGTTCCTCCAGGAGGAGGGCCTGGAGGTCACGCGCTTCCTGGGCGTCTCCCCCAATCCCCGGTCCGGGGAAGTGGCCGAAGGCGTCCGGGTGTACCGTTCGAGCGGCAGCGACCTCATCGTGGCCGTGGGCGGCGGCAGCGTCATGGACTGCGCCAAGGGCATCGGCATCGTGGCCACCAACGGCGGGTCCATCCTCGACTACGAGGGCGTGGACGAGGTGCGAACGCCCATGCCGCCCCTCATCTGCGTGCCCACCACCGCCGGCTCCTCCGCGGACGTGTCCCAGTTCGCCATCATCAACGACGTGGCCGCCCAGGTGAAGATCGCCATCATCAGCAAGGCCGTGGTGCCCGACGTTGCGCTCATCGACCCCGGCACGCTCGTGACCCTGGGGCCCTTCCTCACCGCCTGCACGGGCCTGGACGCGCTGGTCCACGCGGTGGAGGCCTACGTCTCCAACGCCCACTCCGCCGTCACGGACGTGCACGCCCTGGAGGCCATCCGCCTCGTGGCCGGCAACCTGCCCGCGTCGGTGCGCGACCCGGGCGACCTGGAGCTGCGCGGGCGGATCATGCAGGCCAGCCTCCACGCGGGCCTGGCCTTCTCCAACGCGAGCCTGGGGGCCGTGCACGCCATGGCCCACAGCCTGGGCGGCTTCAAGGACCTGCCCCACGGGGAGTGCAACGCCCTGCTCCTGCCCCACGTCCTCGACTTCAATTTCCCGGCGGCGCCCGAGCGCTACCGGCGGGTGGCGGAAGCCATGGGCGGACATCCGGCGGGCTTGACGGACGCGCAGGTACGCAGCGGCCTCGTCGACCAGGCGGTGGCCCTGCGCAGCGCCTGCGGCATCACCGGCGGCCTGGCCTACCGGGGGATCGCCGCCGCGGACGCGGGCCGCCTGGCGGCCAAGGCCTACGACGACCCCTGCAACGCCACCAACCCCCGGGAGCCTTCCCTGGCCGACCTCGAGGTCCTCTACCTGGAAGCCCTCTGA
- a CDS encoding nucleotide pyrophosphohydrolase, whose product MDADSLSLLTQRLRAFAAEREWDAFHSPKNLAMALTGEAGELAAEFQWLTELESRALDPERMRRVQEEAADVLLYLVRLADKLQFDLLEAADRKIELNARRYPADRVRGSAKKYDEYKEPGGA is encoded by the coding sequence ATGGACGCCGACTCCCTGTCCCTCCTCACCCAGCGCCTGCGGGCCTTCGCCGCGGAAAGGGAGTGGGACGCCTTCCATTCCCCCAAGAACCTGGCCATGGCCCTGACCGGCGAGGCCGGGGAATTGGCGGCCGAGTTCCAGTGGCTCACGGAGCTTGAGAGCCGCGCCCTGGACCCCGAGCGCATGCGGCGCGTGCAGGAGGAGGCGGCGGACGTGCTGCTGTACCTGGTGCGCCTGGCCGACAAGCTGCAGTTCGACCTGCTGGAGGCCGCCGACCGGAAGATCGAGCTCAACGCCCGGCGCTACCCCGCGGACCGGGTCCGGGGCAGCGCGAAAAAATACGACGAATACAAGGAACCTGGGGGGGCGTAG
- a CDS encoding response regulator gives MAKILVIDDSRMMRLYLRRCLERAGHGVEEWVPLSAMDVPDYVTTSAPDLIISDFQMPGCNGSSLARMARKARPDCPILILTAFRDDEMEAGLLKMGVTRVLAKPIEETALVAAVTGTLAAPGDSE, from the coding sequence GTGGCCAAAATCCTCGTGATCGACGACAGCCGGATGATGCGGCTCTACCTGCGGCGCTGCCTGGAGAGGGCCGGGCACGGGGTGGAGGAGTGGGTGCCCCTGTCGGCCATGGACGTCCCCGACTACGTCACCACCAGCGCCCCGGACCTGATCATCAGCGACTTCCAGATGCCCGGCTGCAACGGCTCCTCCCTTGCCCGCATGGCCCGCAAGGCCCGCCCGGACTGTCCCATCCTGATCCTCACCGCATTCCGGGACGACGAGATGGAGGCCGGGCTCCTCAAGATGGGCGTCACCCGGGTCCTCGCCAAGCCCATCGAGGAGACCGCGCTGGTCGCCGCGGTCACGGGCACCCTGGCCGCGCCCGGCGACTCCGAGTGA
- a CDS encoding response regulator, with amino-acid sequence MKRILVIEDNPDNLLLVRMLLSPLKVHLVEATDGPSGIAIAQAEPFDLILLDIQLPGMDGYQVVKALRALPGTAGTPIMAITSYAMAGDRERALLEGFTEYIEKPINPETFTGTVASFI; translated from the coding sequence ATGAAACGCATCCTGGTCATCGAAGACAACCCGGACAACCTCCTTCTCGTGCGGATGCTCCTGAGCCCCCTGAAGGTGCACCTGGTCGAGGCGACCGACGGGCCTTCGGGCATCGCCATCGCCCAGGCGGAGCCCTTCGATCTCATCCTCCTGGACATCCAGCTCCCGGGCATGGACGGGTACCAGGTCGTCAAGGCCCTGCGGGCCCTGCCCGGGACGGCCGGGACCCCCATCATGGCCATCACCAGCTACGCCATGGCCGGGGACCGCGAGCGGGCCCTGCTGGAAGGCTTCACGGAATACATCGAGAAGCCCATCAACCCCGAGACCTTCACGGGCACCGTCGCCTCGTTCATTTGA
- a CDS encoding SEL1-like repeat protein, whose translation MTEPTPDLRAEAERGLASAQVTLGRHYATGTGVPRDGAEALRWWRRAAELGSQEAQYLLGHCASLGEFGPRDPVQAVAWFRKAAEHGSTEAQLQLARIFEDGDGVPRDFAQALHWLRKAGENGDERTQLRLARLYEEGDLVPRDLGESVRWYRIAADWGSRRAQLVTGFNFKNGIGLPRDEKEAALRFRAASDAGDPLATYYLGVCYLRGLGMPLDEAAAQELFLLSAHGGCSAAQVILDIQNPWGDHYTGGDAPGSATWYRRAALWGDPEAQFHLGYSHHHGLCFDEDERIPQDQAEAYVWISLAAENGARFAAEHKDLVARHLSVEEVELAHERLILVKDEIRALRRLV comes from the coding sequence ATGACCGAACCGACACCGGATCTGCGGGCCGAGGCCGAACGGGGGCTCGCCAGCGCCCAGGTTACCCTCGGCCGGCACTACGCCACGGGCACCGGGGTGCCCCGGGACGGGGCCGAGGCGTTGCGCTGGTGGCGCAGGGCCGCGGAACTCGGCTCCCAGGAGGCCCAGTACCTCCTCGGACACTGCGCCAGCCTGGGGGAGTTCGGGCCCCGGGATCCCGTCCAGGCGGTGGCCTGGTTCCGCAAGGCCGCCGAGCATGGGAGCACTGAGGCCCAGCTGCAGCTGGCCCGGATCTTCGAGGACGGCGACGGCGTGCCCCGGGATTTCGCCCAGGCCCTCCATTGGCTGCGCAAGGCCGGGGAGAACGGGGATGAGCGCACCCAGCTCCGTCTGGCCCGGCTGTACGAGGAGGGGGATCTCGTCCCCCGGGACCTGGGGGAGTCCGTGCGCTGGTACCGCATCGCCGCGGACTGGGGCAGCCGGCGGGCCCAGCTCGTGACCGGCTTCAACTTCAAGAACGGCATCGGCCTGCCGAGGGACGAGAAGGAGGCCGCCCTGCGCTTCCGGGCCGCTTCCGACGCGGGGGATCCCCTGGCCACCTACTACCTGGGCGTCTGCTACCTGCGCGGCCTGGGCATGCCCCTGGACGAGGCGGCGGCCCAGGAGCTCTTCCTCCTGTCGGCCCACGGGGGCTGCAGCGCGGCCCAGGTCATCCTGGACATCCAGAACCCCTGGGGCGACCACTACACGGGGGGGGACGCGCCCGGGTCCGCCACCTGGTACCGCCGGGCGGCCCTGTGGGGGGATCCCGAGGCCCAGTTCCATCTGGGCTACAGCCACCACCACGGCCTCTGCTTCGACGAGGACGAGCGCATCCCCCAGGACCAGGCCGAGGCCTATGTGTGGATATCGCTCGCGGCGGAGAACGGAGCGCGCTTCGCGGCCGAGCACAAGGACCTGGTCGCCAGGCACCTCTCGGTGGAGGAGGTGGAACTGGCCCATGAGCGGCTGATCCTGGTGAAGGACGAGATCCGGGCCCTCAGGCGCCTGGTCTGA
- a CDS encoding M3 family metallopeptidase: protein MRTPLLLAAVSLCAQAQTANPFFAEWKTPFGVPPFAEIKEEHFLPAFKEGMARHKAEVAAIADSAEAPTFANTVEALELSGQFLERVSLVFGALSGAETNPRLQAVNRELAPLRAAHYDEINLNGKLWLRVKAVWAKRQGLDPEQLRLLEDRRRGFLRAGADLDEAGKTRMRALNAELSRLGVQFGDRMLKATKDFKLTLDKPADLAGLPQAVRDAAARDGAWVFTLDGPSIWPFLQYADNRDLRRRLLEGYLERCRAGETDTRGLVSRVAALRVQKARLLGYATWADYILEENMAKTPAGAYGLMKPVWTAALAKAKEERAELQAAMAKDRPGARLEAWDWRYYQEKVRRAKYDLDESALKPYFSLDSVRGGAFGLATRLYGVTFTEAKDVPVYHPEVRVFEVKEQDGRHLGLLYTDYHPRPGKRGGAWCGSLRPGRDNHRVHAVATNVANLSRPSGDAPALLTPDEVRTLFHEFGHALHGLFYAGRYRGLGGAPRDFVELPSQIMENWAMEPEVLKTYARHWKTGELIPAALGDRIKKSRTFGEGFATTEYMAAALLDMDWHTLADDAPRDADAFEKASMEKWGLPPEIPLRYRTAFFNHIWGGGNGYSAGYYAYIWSAVLDSDAFLAFKEKGNLYDPATARAFRAKVLDRGQTADPAQLYRDFRGRDPRVDALLEKRGLK from the coding sequence ATGCGCACCCCCCTGCTCCTCGCCGCCGTGTCCCTCTGCGCCCAGGCCCAGACGGCCAACCCCTTCTTCGCCGAGTGGAAGACGCCCTTCGGCGTCCCGCCCTTCGCCGAGATCAAGGAGGAGCACTTCCTGCCGGCCTTCAAGGAGGGCATGGCCCGCCACAAGGCCGAAGTCGCCGCCATCGCGGATTCCGCCGAGGCGCCTACGTTCGCGAACACGGTGGAGGCCCTGGAGCTGTCGGGCCAGTTCCTGGAGCGGGTGTCCCTGGTGTTCGGCGCGCTCTCGGGCGCCGAGACCAACCCCAGGCTGCAGGCCGTCAACCGCGAGCTTGCGCCGCTGCGCGCCGCGCACTACGACGAGATCAACCTCAACGGAAAGCTCTGGCTCCGGGTGAAGGCGGTGTGGGCGAAGCGCCAGGGGCTGGATCCCGAGCAGCTGCGGCTGCTGGAGGACCGGCGCCGCGGATTCCTGCGCGCCGGCGCGGACCTGGACGAGGCGGGCAAGACCCGCATGCGCGCCCTCAACGCCGAGCTCTCCCGCCTGGGCGTGCAGTTCGGCGACCGCATGCTGAAGGCCACCAAGGACTTCAAGCTGACCCTGGACAAGCCCGCGGACCTGGCGGGGCTGCCCCAGGCCGTGCGGGACGCCGCGGCCAGGGACGGCGCCTGGGTATTCACGCTGGACGGGCCCAGCATCTGGCCCTTCCTGCAGTATGCCGACAACCGCGACCTGCGCCGCCGGCTCCTCGAAGGCTACCTGGAGCGCTGCCGCGCCGGGGAGACCGACACCCGCGGGCTGGTGAGCCGGGTGGCCGCGCTGCGCGTGCAGAAGGCCAGGCTCCTGGGCTACGCCACCTGGGCCGACTACATCCTCGAGGAGAACATGGCGAAGACGCCCGCGGGCGCCTACGGCCTCATGAAGCCCGTGTGGACCGCGGCCCTGGCCAAGGCCAAGGAGGAGCGCGCCGAGCTGCAGGCCGCCATGGCCAAGGACCGCCCGGGCGCCAGGCTCGAGGCCTGGGACTGGCGGTACTACCAGGAGAAGGTGCGCCGCGCGAAGTACGACCTGGACGAGTCCGCCCTGAAGCCCTACTTCAGCCTGGACAGCGTGCGCGGGGGCGCCTTCGGGCTGGCCACGCGGCTCTACGGCGTGACCTTCACCGAAGCGAAGGACGTCCCCGTCTACCATCCGGAGGTGCGGGTCTTCGAGGTGAAGGAACAGGACGGCCGCCACCTGGGCCTGCTCTACACCGACTACCACCCGCGCCCCGGCAAGCGCGGCGGCGCCTGGTGCGGCAGCCTGCGCCCGGGGCGGGACAACCACCGGGTCCACGCCGTCGCCACCAACGTGGCCAACCTCTCCCGGCCCTCCGGGGACGCCCCCGCCCTGCTCACGCCCGACGAGGTCCGCACCCTCTTCCACGAGTTCGGCCACGCCCTGCACGGGCTGTTCTACGCGGGCCGGTACCGGGGCCTGGGCGGGGCGCCGCGGGACTTCGTCGAGCTGCCCAGCCAGATCATGGAGAACTGGGCCATGGAGCCCGAGGTGCTCAAGACCTACGCGCGCCACTGGAAGACCGGGGAGCTGATCCCCGCCGCCCTGGGCGACCGCATCAAGAAGTCCCGCACCTTCGGCGAAGGCTTCGCCACCACGGAGTACATGGCCGCGGCCCTCCTGGACATGGACTGGCACACGCTCGCCGACGACGCGCCCCGGGACGCCGACGCGTTCGAGAAGGCCAGCATGGAGAAGTGGGGGCTGCCGCCGGAGATCCCGCTGCGGTACCGCACGGCCTTCTTCAACCACATCTGGGGCGGGGGCAACGGGTACAGCGCCGGGTACTACGCCTACATCTGGAGCGCCGTGCTGGACAGCGACGCGTTCCTCGCGTTCAAGGAGAAGGGGAACCTCTACGACCCCGCCACGGCGAGGGCCTTCCGCGCCAAGGTGCTGGACAGGGGCCAGACCGCGGACCCGGCCCAGCTCTACCGGGACTTCCGGGGCCGGGATCCCAGGGTGGACGCCCTGCTGGAAAAGCGCGGGCTCAAATAG
- a CDS encoding response regulator produces MKILLVDDIPTNLKLLDLLLGSQGHAIREAVNGREALETARREPPDLIISDILMPVMDGYSLCRAWMEDAVLARIPFIFYTATYQSDEDEAFALSLGAAAFLRKPMEPDAFLLQVQDVVARTQIGEIRPQDPAPTDEGSFLKLYNERLVQKLDQRSQSLARQVEELQQAEARLRLRSIALDAAANGILIMDRQGVIEWANLAYLEITGFESREILGSRPRFLESGSQGAGGQETMWTTLSSGQVWRGEIQDRHKRGMPRLFQTALSPVRGDGGAVTHFIGILQDVTEQRRIESELLQSQKMEALGRLAGGVAHDFNNMLNVILINSEISLETQALPEPARRRILEIKTAAERSADLTRQLLAFSRKQAAQPRRLDLNEAVEENRKMLKRMIERDIELILHPGPDLRAVFIDPSQVSQMLTNLVVNSRDALPGAGSISIETCNVQVEDSSALIFGGLAPGNYVQLTVSDTGCGMDPFTLRHIFEPFFTTKGEGKGTGLGLSMVYGIIKQNGGAVSVYSNPGLGTSFKIYLPAYDPEDAFTDAAAEESVRGGDETILIAEDEKPMLDVMRLVLEEKGYKVLAASNPLDTVLLASRHEGPIHLLITDVVMPGMNGKELQQRILEARTGFKVLFISGYTGDILAKRGLMREETHFLQKPFRIKALLGKVREVLES; encoded by the coding sequence ATGAAGATCCTGCTGGTCGATGACATCCCTACCAACCTCAAGCTCCTGGACCTGCTCCTGGGGAGCCAGGGCCATGCCATCCGGGAGGCCGTGAACGGCCGGGAGGCGCTGGAGACGGCCCGCCGGGAACCGCCGGACCTCATCATCTCCGACATCCTGATGCCCGTGATGGACGGCTACTCCCTGTGCCGCGCCTGGATGGAGGACGCGGTCCTGGCCCGGATCCCCTTCATCTTCTACACCGCCACCTACCAGTCCGACGAGGACGAAGCCTTCGCCCTTTCCCTGGGGGCCGCCGCCTTCCTGCGCAAGCCCATGGAGCCGGACGCCTTCCTGCTCCAGGTGCAGGATGTGGTGGCGCGCACCCAGATCGGGGAAATCCGGCCGCAGGACCCCGCCCCCACCGACGAGGGCTCCTTCCTGAAGCTCTACAACGAGCGCCTGGTGCAGAAACTGGACCAGCGCTCCCAGAGCCTGGCCCGGCAGGTGGAGGAACTGCAGCAGGCCGAGGCCCGGCTCCGGCTCAGGAGCATCGCGCTGGATGCGGCCGCCAACGGCATCCTGATCATGGACCGGCAGGGGGTCATCGAATGGGCCAACCTGGCCTACCTGGAGATCACGGGCTTCGAAAGCCGCGAGATCCTCGGGTCCAGGCCCCGCTTCCTGGAATCCGGAAGCCAGGGCGCCGGCGGCCAGGAGACGATGTGGACCACCCTGTCCTCCGGCCAGGTGTGGCGGGGGGAGATCCAGGACCGGCACAAGCGCGGAATGCCCAGGCTCTTCCAGACGGCCCTCTCGCCGGTGAGGGGGGACGGCGGCGCCGTCACCCATTTCATCGGCATCCTCCAGGACGTCACCGAGCAGCGGCGCATCGAGTCCGAGCTGCTCCAGTCCCAGAAGATGGAGGCCCTCGGCAGGCTGGCGGGAGGGGTCGCCCACGATTTCAACAACATGCTCAACGTCATCCTGATCAATTCCGAGATCTCGCTCGAGACCCAGGCCCTCCCGGAACCCGCCCGCAGGCGCATCCTGGAGATCAAGACCGCCGCGGAACGCTCCGCGGATCTCACCCGGCAGCTCCTGGCCTTCTCCCGCAAGCAGGCCGCCCAGCCCAGGCGCCTGGACCTCAACGAGGCCGTGGAGGAGAACCGGAAGATGCTGAAACGGATGATCGAGCGGGACATCGAACTGATCCTGCACCCCGGCCCGGACCTGCGGGCGGTCTTCATCGACCCGTCCCAGGTGAGCCAGATGCTCACGAACCTGGTGGTCAATTCCCGGGACGCGCTGCCGGGCGCCGGGTCCATCAGCATCGAGACCTGCAACGTCCAGGTGGAGGACTCCTCGGCCCTGATCTTCGGGGGCCTGGCGCCCGGGAACTACGTGCAGCTGACCGTCAGCGACACGGGCTGCGGCATGGACCCCTTCACCCTCAGGCACATCTTCGAACCCTTCTTCACCACCAAGGGCGAAGGGAAGGGCACGGGCCTCGGGCTTTCGATGGTGTACGGCATCATCAAGCAGAACGGCGGGGCGGTTTCGGTCTACAGCAACCCAGGCCTGGGGACCTCCTTCAAGATCTACCTGCCGGCCTACGATCCGGAGGACGCGTTCACGGATGCGGCCGCCGAGGAATCGGTCCGCGGGGGCGACGAGACCATCCTCATCGCCGAGGACGAGAAGCCGATGCTGGACGTCATGAGGCTGGTCCTGGAGGAGAAGGGCTACAAGGTGCTCGCCGCCTCGAACCCCCTCGACACCGTCCTGCTCGCTTCCCGCCACGAGGGGCCGATCCATCTCCTGATCACGGACGTGGTCATGCCCGGAATGAACGGGAAGGAGCTCCAGCAGCGCATCCTCGAGGCCCGGACCGGTTTCAAGGTCCTCTTCATCTCCGGCTACACCGGCGATATCCTCGCCAAGCGGGGCCTGATGCGCGAGGAGACCCACTTCCTGCAGAAGCCCTTCCGGATCAAGGCTCTCCTGGGGAAGGTGCGGGAAGTGCTTGAGTCCTGA
- a CDS encoding ATP-binding protein, translating to MALLMRQLFADRRLRSQIVRRAVLWTLVVAVIIGTGAVFSHRETRAIALGRARDSFQKDVTTRQWVTQRGGVYVPLDERTAPNPHLAHVRDREIITTSGKVLTLVNPAYLTRMLHELGREKYGLQGHITSLKPIRAANAADPWEVRALRALETGAAEFYEESPVDGRPTLRFMGALVTQEGCLRCHASQGYQVGDVRGGISVTVPMPRGSALVGGLGNLPTLIVMGAVWSVGLIVILLAGRWNLARLQDRQRSETERDLLQAQLAQAQKMESLGALAGGVAHDMNNVLGAILGLASATVDRHAPGDPTRRALETIIKAAERGGKTVRGLLSFARQSPAEERDLDLNGILQEEARLLEHTTLARVALTLDLAPDLRPIRGDASALSHALMNLCVNAVDAMPQGGTLALRTRNVDGDWIELSVEDTGEGMPPAVLERALDPFFTTKDVGRGTGLGLSLVYSTVKAHLGQLEIQSEPGRGTRVRMRFPVSESAAQQALEAQEAREAAQPGALRVLLVDDDELIQYSIRTVLEVLGHAATAVSSGEEALRLLEGGFQPQVVILDMNMPGLGGPGTLPRLRALRPDLPVLLATGRADPTAMDLAEAHPQVKLLSKPFTMEDLRRELQRLRG from the coding sequence ATGGCCCTTCTCATGAGGCAGCTGTTCGCCGACCGCCGGCTGCGCAGCCAGATCGTCCGCCGCGCGGTCCTGTGGACCCTGGTGGTGGCGGTCATCATCGGGACCGGAGCGGTCTTCTCCCACCGGGAGACCCGCGCCATCGCCCTCGGCAGGGCCCGGGACAGCTTCCAGAAGGACGTGACCACGCGCCAGTGGGTCACCCAGCGGGGCGGCGTGTACGTGCCCCTGGACGAGCGGACCGCCCCCAATCCCCACCTGGCCCACGTGCGGGACCGGGAGATCATCACGACCTCGGGCAAGGTCCTCACGCTCGTGAACCCCGCCTACCTGACCCGGATGCTCCACGAGCTGGGCCGGGAGAAGTATGGCCTGCAGGGGCACATCACCAGCCTCAAGCCCATCCGCGCCGCCAACGCGGCCGATCCCTGGGAGGTCCGGGCCCTCCGGGCCCTGGAGACCGGTGCCGCCGAGTTCTACGAGGAATCGCCCGTCGACGGGCGGCCCACCCTGCGGTTCATGGGCGCCCTGGTCACCCAGGAGGGCTGCCTGCGGTGCCATGCCTCCCAGGGCTACCAGGTGGGCGACGTGCGGGGCGGGATCAGCGTCACGGTGCCCATGCCCCGGGGTTCCGCCCTCGTCGGCGGGCTGGGCAACCTGCCGACCCTGATCGTCATGGGCGCGGTCTGGAGCGTGGGCCTGATCGTCATCCTCCTGGCGGGCCGGTGGAACCTGGCCCGCCTCCAGGACCGCCAGCGGAGCGAGACCGAGCGCGACCTTCTCCAGGCGCAGCTTGCCCAGGCCCAGAAGATGGAAAGCCTGGGCGCCCTGGCGGGCGGGGTCGCCCACGACATGAACAATGTGCTCGGGGCCATCCTGGGCCTGGCCTCGGCCACCGTGGACCGCCATGCTCCCGGCGATCCGACCCGCCGGGCCCTGGAGACCATCATCAAGGCCGCCGAGCGGGGCGGGAAGACCGTGCGCGGCCTCCTGAGCTTCGCCCGCCAGAGCCCCGCCGAGGAACGGGACCTGGACCTCAACGGCATCCTCCAGGAGGAGGCCCGGCTCCTCGAGCACACCACCCTGGCGAGGGTCGCGCTCACCCTGGACCTGGCCCCGGACCTGCGGCCCATCCGAGGCGACGCCAGCGCCCTGTCGCACGCGCTCATGAACCTCTGCGTCAACGCCGTGGACGCCATGCCCCAGGGCGGGACGCTGGCCCTGCGCACCCGGAACGTGGACGGCGACTGGATCGAGCTCTCGGTGGAGGACACCGGGGAAGGCATGCCGCCGGCGGTCCTGGAGCGGGCCCTGGACCCCTTCTTCACCACCAAGGACGTGGGCAGGGGCACCGGCCTGGGCCTCTCCCTGGTCTACAGCACCGTGAAGGCCCACCTGGGGCAGCTGGAGATCCAGAGCGAGCCCGGCCGCGGCACCCGGGTGCGCATGCGCTTCCCCGTGAGCGAGAGCGCCGCCCAGCAGGCCCTGGAGGCGCAGGAGGCCCGGGAGGCCGCCCAGCCCGGGGCGTTGCGGGTGCTCCTGGTGGACGACGACGAACTGATCCAGTACTCCATCCGCACCGTCCTGGAGGTGCTGGGCCACGCCGCCACCGCCGTCTCCAGCGGGGAGGAGGCCCTGCGGCTGCTGGAGGGAGGCTTCCAGCCCCAGGTGGTGATCCTCGACATGAACATGCCGGGCCTGGGCGGCCCGGGCACCCTGCCCCGCCTGCGGGCCCTCCGCCCGGACCTGCCGGTGCTCCTGGCCACCGGACGCGCCGACCCGACGGCCATGGACCTGGCGGAGGCCCACCCGCAGGTGAAGCTGCTGTCCAAGCCGTTCACCATGGAAGATTTGCGCAGAGAGCTGCAGCGGCTGAGGGGCTGA